From the genome of Chroicocephalus ridibundus chromosome 1, bChrRid1.1, whole genome shotgun sequence, one region includes:
- the MOGAT2 gene encoding 2-acylglycerol O-acyltransferase 2: MKVEFAPLSLPLQRRLQTASVVQWVFSFLGLAQCCVAAFIALFFTRFWLVSVLYTAWWFIDREKPSKGGRKINALRNSIIWRYMRDYFPITLVKTAELDPRQNYLMGFHPHGVLAAGAFINFCTEASGFSTLFPGITPHLMMLSLWFRIPFLRDYLMSGGLVSSSKESASYVLQKPEGGNMLAIIVGGAQEALDARPGSYTLLLKNRKGFVRVAIEHGTPLVPIFSFGENDLFDQVRNPKGSWLRQLQHRLQQIMGISLPLFHARGIFQYSFGLIPYRRPIYTVVGKPIPVQRKHRPSEEEVDQVHQKYLNELCKLFEEHKAKYNIPEDKHLEFI; this comes from the exons ATGAAGGTTGAGTTTGCTCcgctctccctgcccctgcagagaAGGCTTCAGACGGCATCAGTGGTTCAATGGGTCTTCAGCTTCCTAGGTCTAG CACAGTGCTGCGTAGCTGCCTTCATCGCCCTCTTCTTCACGCGTTTTTGGCTGGTCAGTGTCCTCTACACTGCATGGTGGTTCATAGACAGGGAAAAACCCAGCAAGGGTGGGAGGAAGATCAACGCCCTCCGGAACAGCATCATCTGGAGGTACATGAGGGACTACTTCCCCATCACG CTGGTGAAGACGGCGGAGCTGGACCCTAGGCAGAACTACTTGATGGGATTTCATCCCCACGGGGTCCTGGCAGCAGGAGCCTTTATCAATTTCTGCACGGAGGCGTCGGGCTTTTCCACGCTCTTCCCGGGCATCACCCCACACCTGATGATGCTCTCCCTGTGGTTTCGCATCCCCTTCTTGAGGGACTACCTGATGAGCGGAG GCCTTGTCTCTTCCAGCAAGGAGAGCGCATCCTACGTGCTGCAGAAGCCGGAGGGTGGGAACATGCTGGCCATCATTGTTGGTGGGGCACAGGAGGCGCTGGATGCCCGGCCGGGATCCTACACCTTGCTGCTGAAGAACAGAAAGGGATTTGTCCGCGTGGCCATCGAGCACGG CACCCCGCTGGTCCCGATCTTTTCCTTTGGGGAGAATGACCTCTTCGATCAGGTGAGGAACCCCAAGGGCTCCTGGCTGCGGCAGCTCCAGCACCGGCTCCAGCAGATCATGGGCATCTCCCTTCCCCTATTCCATGCGCGAGGCATCTTCCAGTACAGCTTCGGGCTGATACCCTACCGCCGACCTATCTACACTGTGG TTGGGAAGCCAATTCCGGTGCAGAGGAAGCACAGACCATCTGAGGAAGAGGTTGATCAAGTACATCAGAAATACCTAAATGAATTGTGCAAGCTATTTGAGGAGCACAAAGCTAAATATAATATCCCAGAAGACAAACACCTGGAATTTATATAG